The Pseudomonas sp. PDM14 genomic interval GGCGAGGTCCGCGGCCAGCCACTCCTGCAGCCGCGCCAGCGGCTCACGCCCGACCGGCGCCGCCTGGGGCAAGCGCACCCTGCCGGCCCGGACGATCTCGCCGAGCAGCAGGAGCAGACGCTCCTCGGCACGCTCGCGCAGGAAGTCATCCTCGCTCAGGCTGGCGCTCACCACCTGCGCCATGTGCTGAGCCAATGCCGGCAGATGGCGTTCCGGCTGGGCGAACTCGAGCTGCGCCAGGCCCAGGCCATGAGCCAGCACATCCGGCGCCACATACAGGCTGACGAAGTGCCAGGGCTGCCCCTCGGCCACACCGCCGCCCTGGATCTGTCCGGGATTGTAGGTGGTGATGCTGCCGGCATCGGCGCTGAAACTGCGGCGATCGAGCCACACCTGCTCGTTGCCGAACAGGTTGGCACTGATGACGAATTCATCGTGGCTGTGTTTGTCGAAGCGCTGGCCGTGGCCGTTGCTGCTGGCCACTTCGATTGCGCCGACCACCGCGTGGCGCAGGGCGGTCATCGCGGGGTCAGATCAGCCCGGCGTCGGCGAGCTTCTGCTCCAGGCCGATCAGGTCGGGAATTTTCACCACGGCTTCGCCGAGCTGCACCGCGTCCAGTTCCAGCGGTGCCAGCGGCTCGCTGGAGCGCGCCAGGTTGCCGTCGACCTTAAGCGAACGCGGAATGCCCTGCACCAGCAGGGCGAGGAACTTGACCTGATCACGCCCACCGATGGCGTTGATCACTGCCACCCGCGCACCCGGGCCGATCTGCGGCTGACCATTGGACGCGGCCTCGAACGACAGCAGCGGCAACTGCAGATCGCGCCAGGCGACCTGGCCGAGGAACCAGGCCGGCAGGCCGGCAGTGACCTGTGGCACGCGGTAGGGAATCAGCTCGGCCACTGCCACGTTGGGCAGCAGCAGGGTGCGATCGGCCAGCGGCACCAGCAATGCCGTGAGGGTGCTCACGCTGTTGCTGCTGACGGCAGGAGTGTTCGGGGCTTGGCTCATGAGTCGATCCTGTTACGGCGGCAGGCGTGCGTCAGGCGCACTGGCCCGCCAGATGATTGACCAGGGCTTCGGCCAGCTCGCGCGGGTCGCCGCTGAGGGCGCTGTAGCCACCTTCGCGCAGGCTGTCGGGCATGCTCGGGCAAGCGCAGCTGTCGGCACGCTGGGTCCAGATCTGGCCACCCTGACGGCGCACGTAGGCGGCGGCGGCACTGCCATCGCTGCCCATGCCGCTGAAGGCGATGACACCGCAGTTGGCGCCGAACTGCTGGGCCAGGTTGAGCATCATCTGGTCGATGGACGGGCTGTAGGGTTCCGGCCAGCTGCGGTCGGCCACCTGCATTACGCCGTCTTCGGCAAAACCGAGCTCATGACTGATCGGCGCAACGATCACTTCGCCGCAGCGAATCGAATCAGCGCGACGTACCGGGTTGACGTGCCACTGGCTGTGCCGGCCAACGGCCTGCGGCAACGCGCTCTCGAAACTGGCGTCGATGTGCTGGGCGTAGACGAAACCGATCGGCAGACCGCCAGGCAACGCATCGAGGAAGGCTTTGACGGCAGCCGGGCCGCCCAGCGAGGCGGCCAGCAGCCACACCTGCTTGGCCGGTTCGCCGGCCACCAGCGGCGTGTCCGCCAGCACCGCCGGCAGCTCCAGGCGGCCAGGCCGCTGCGCCTCGGCAAGCAACGCCTCCAGGCTCGGGCCCACGGCCTGGGCCGGATCGCCGACCAGGCGCTTGAGCTTGCCGAACAGGCTGCGCTCCCAGCGTGGGTAGTTCTCCGAATGGCGCTCCGGGGCATGTCCCTCGCCAAACAACACCGGCGTGTTGCCACGCTCGAGCAGGCTGTCGACCAGCGGGGAGTCTTCCGACTGCGCCAGGTCGACCAGCCACAGGTCGGCTTCGCAGGCCGCCAGGGCGTCCTCGTCGAGGCGCGCCGGGTCGCTGTTCAACACCACCTGGTAGCCATTGCCGGACAGCGCCTGCTGCAGCACATGGCGCTGCAGGGAGGTATCGGCGATCACGGCAATCCTTGCTGCGGGGCGACTATCACTCATGGCGCTTGACCAACTTCTGGATGTTTTCGAGCAGATCGGATTCCTGGTACGGCTTGCCCAGGTATTCGTTGACGCCGATGGTCATGGCCCGCTCACGGTGTTTCTCACCGGTACGCGAGGTGATCATGATGATCGGCAGGTCCTTGAGGCGCTCATCGTGGCGCACCAGCGTGGCGACTTCGAAACCGTCCATACGCGGCATCTCGATGTCGAGCAGCATGATGTCCGGCTTGTGCTCCTGCAGCTGAGCGATGGCGTCGACCCCGTCCTTGGCGGTCAGCACGTTCATGCCGTTGCGTTCGAGCAGGCGGCTGGTGACCTTGCGCACGGTGACCGAATCGTCGACCACCATGACCAGGGTCGGGCGGTCGGCTTCCAGCTCGGCGGCGGTCTGCGGCGCCTGGCTGGCCAGACGTGGCTGCTGCTGACCGAGCAGGTGCGCATGGCGCACACGGATGGTCGCCAGCAGGTCGAGAATCACCACCACGCGGCCATCACCGAGGATGGTCGCCCCGGAAATGCCGTGCACGCCGGAGAATTGCAGGCCGAGGCTTTTCACCACGATCTCGCGCGAGCCGGCCAGGCTGTCCACCTGCACCGCCACGGCGTGCTCGCTGGAGCGCACCAGGATCACCGGCAGCGGCAGGCTCTGGCCGATCAGCTTGGGCTGCTGGCCATTGTTCAGCAGGTCGCCGAGGTACTTCAGTTCGTAGGCTTGGCCGGCGTACTCGAAGCGCGGGGCATCCGGCGCGTAGTAGGCCTCCAGCTCGTACGGCGAGACGCGCACGATACCTTCGATGGTGTTCAGCGGGATGGCGTACAGGTCTTCACCGGACAGCACCATCAGCGCACGGTTGACCGACACGGTGAACGGCAGGCGGATGAGGAAGCGGGTGCCCTCGCCCACCGTCGACTCGATGCTCATCGAGCCGCCGAGCTGCTTGACCTCGGAGTGCACCACGTCCATGCCGACGCCACGCCCGGAAATCTGCGTGACCTTCTCGGCGGTGGAGAACCCGGCCTCGAGGATGAACTGCAGCACCTCGTGGTCGCTGAGGTCGGAATCGGCATCCATCAGGCCGCGTTCGATGGCCTTGCGGCGCACCGCGTCGAGCTTGATACCGCCGCCGTCGTCGGCCAGGGTCAGGAGAATGTCGCCACCTTCGCGACCCAGGCTCAGACGGATGTTGCCGACCTCGGACTTGCCGTTGGCGCGGCGCACCTCACCCGGCTCGATGCCATGGTCGACGGCGTTGCGCAGCATGTGCTCCAGCGGCGCGACGATACGTTCGAGAACGGTACGGTCCATCTCGCCTTCGGCGTTGCCGACGTGGAACTCGACCTGCTTGCCCAGCTCGCCCGCCACCTGCCGCACGATGCGACGCAGACGCGGCACCAGGCGGTCGAACGGCACCATGCGCGTGCGCATCAGGCCTTCCTGCAGCTCGGTGTTGACCCGCGCCTGCTGCAGCAGCAGGGTCTCGGCGTCACGGTTACGCGCGGAGAGGGTTTCCTTCAGGTCGAGCAAGTCGGACGCGGACTCGAACAGCGCGCGCGACAGCTGCTGCAGCTGCGAGTGACGGTCCATTTCCAGCGGGTCGAAGTCTTCGTAACCAGCACGCTCGGCCTCGGCCTGGTAGCGGCTGAGGATCTGCGCCTGGGTTTCGATGTCGAGGCGACGCAGCTGATCGCGCACCCGCTCGATGGTCGCTTCCATCTCGCCGAGGGTGAAGCC includes:
- a CDS encoding AraC family transcriptional regulator — translated: MTALRHAVVGAIEVASSNGHGQRFDKHSHDEFVISANLFGNEQVWLDRRSFSADAGSITTYNPGQIQGGGVAEGQPWHFVSLYVAPDVLAHGLGLAQLEFAQPERHLPALAQHMAQVVSASLSEDDFLRERAEERLLLLLGEIVRAGRVRLPQAAPVGREPLARLQEWLAADLARQPSLDEMAAYLGLSKFHLLRSFQKHVGLSPRQWAMQLRTRRAQGLLRRGVAATTVAHVLGFADQSHLNRHFRAAYGISPGRFQRTVR
- a CDS encoding chemotaxis protein CheB; this translates as MSDSRPAARIAVIADTSLQRHVLQQALSGNGYQVVLNSDPARLDEDALAACEADLWLVDLAQSEDSPLVDSLLERGNTPVLFGEGHAPERHSENYPRWERSLFGKLKRLVGDPAQAVGPSLEALLAEAQRPGRLELPAVLADTPLVAGEPAKQVWLLAASLGGPAAVKAFLDALPGGLPIGFVYAQHIDASFESALPQAVGRHSQWHVNPVRRADSIRCGEVIVAPISHELGFAEDGVMQVADRSWPEPYSPSIDQMMLNLAQQFGANCGVIAFSGMGSDGSAAAAYVRRQGGQIWTQRADSCACPSMPDSLREGGYSALSGDPRELAEALVNHLAGQCA
- a CDS encoding chemotaxis protein CheW → MSQAPNTPAVSSNSVSTLTALLVPLADRTLLLPNVAVAELIPYRVPQVTAGLPAWFLGQVAWRDLQLPLLSFEAASNGQPQIGPGARVAVINAIGGRDQVKFLALLVQGIPRSLKVDGNLARSSEPLAPLELDAVQLGEAVVKIPDLIGLEQKLADAGLI